In Colletotrichum higginsianum IMI 349063 chromosome 1, whole genome shotgun sequence, the DNA window ATCCTTCCTTGCCCTCCTATAACAGTCAAGGAAGTTCCTTTTGCCTGCTATAGTTGAGTCATTCCATAGGGTAAGGTATCCAAGGTATTTCCTATAGGCAGCCTTTAGAGGTCgaaagactgactggtctaGAGGTTGAAGGACGTGAGATGTATGTGCTGGCAGAAAGATGAGATAGATGTTATGCTGTATACACTGCCACATAAAGTCTGTGGTAGTATGGCTGTGATGTCCATCCAGGAtaagcagtctggcctcaTCAGCTTGCCTAGGGGCAGTCTGGGGGATAAAGACCTTCTCCAGCCATTCTAGGGCAGTGGCATCAGTCGTCCAGCCATTATCTGTAGCTGTAAACTGCCATCCAGCATATCCAGAgagatctagaggaaaccactgctgctggactgccttgcccttatatataacAAGGGGAAGCAGAGACTGCCCATCagcagagatgcattcaataagGGATACCCATACTCGAGATCCAGGCTGTTTTTTCTGGATATGCCGAGTTTCTGAGGAGCCCAGGACCAGCCCATTAGTCCCTTTGCCCTCCATaataccagtctcatccatgttccATCTGTTggatggtttaatgcccttgactGCTGGCAGATCTAGACGATGGAACCATTCCTGGATTATATCAGCCTTGGCCCCATTTACACGTCTGGCATCTATTGCTCTGCTTCTCTGAGTGCCTATAGAGGGATTCCTGCGAAGGAATCTAGTCACCCACTTCCTCCCAAGTGGTTGAGGATCACCTAGGACACGCCTTGCTAGTTCTCTCAGTTGCTGATGAGTAGGACTAAAGCCTAGGGCAGCCTGAGTAGTGATCCAGTCACTAAGGAGGCTTTCCTGGGTCTGAGAGAGCTTCTGCTGGCCAGCAAAGGCAATATCCCTTGACTGGGTTCCTTGTATGCGATGGCGAAGGGTTGGATAGGGGATTCCCCAGGTCAATGCTGCCCTACGGATGCTGCATCCACCTGCAACATCCTCAAGGGCCTGTTGGACCTCATTTTCGGTATATTGCTTCATAGTATTAATGTaaaggtatgctgaaaaaaCGGTATTGTTTGGAGTAGAATTGCAATTGTTGTGATGTTTTGGATTAGAGGGCTCTTATGGCTGTGGTGGGGTGAAGCTGTAGATGACGTGGTTCAAATGCGGGGGTGGTTCAAAAGGGGGGTGGTTGAGTTACTGTCCATTCTCGACAAGGCTCTCGTCATCAAACAGGACACTACTTTCTCACCATGGCGCTCGGTACTGACGAGCCACTGGCATTCGTTTCGGCCATACCCGACAGCACGGTTGATACGAAATACTGGTGGAGGTCTAAGAATCTTAGGGCCCTGAATCTCCTACTTGTTTTTCCTATGCTTTCCATCTTCACCCAGGGGTAAGACGATACCTTGATTCCCAGAGACTCATGACTGGAACTAACGTTTTATGACTCTAGTTTTGACGGGTCAATGATGAACGGTCTCCAATCTGTTGAGAACTGGCGAAACTATTTTGGAGAACCCAAAGGCGCTACACTTGGGCTTTTCAACGCCGCCTACCCGATTGGCGGGCTCTGCGCCATCCccttcatctccatcatcaGCGATACCTTTGGCCGCAGGGCTGGTCTTGCATGCGGTGCCTCTCTCTGCATCTTGGGCGCCACGCTTCAAGCCGCTGCCCAGAGCCTTCCCATGTTTGTCGTGGCTCGTGGCATTCTTGGATGTGGTACTGTGTTTTTGGGTTCCTCCGGAGCCCCTTTGATCACAGAGATAGCCCATCCTGCTCACAGAGCCACTGCAACCGCTTTGTTCAACACATCCTACTCTCTTGGGGCCATCGTCGCTGCATGGACTACGTTCGGTACATTTCGCATTGAATCTACCGCGTCATGGCGTATCCCTTCTGGGCTTCAGGGCCTACCGTCAATCATCCAACTTCTCGGTCTTTACTTTGTTCCGGAAAGTCCTCGTTGGCTCGCTTCCAAGGATCGCAACGAGGAGGCTCTGGCGTTCTTGGCCAAGTACCATGCGGAAGGCAACGAGCATGACGCCCTTGTCCAATTCGAATACGATGAGATTCGAAGTGCTCTGGCTTACGAACGCACAGTCGATCGCGGCAGCTGGCTCCAGAACTATTTGGAGCTGGTCCGTACACCTGGAAACCGCAAGCGCATGTTCATCCTTCTTTGGACGTCATGTATTGCTCAGATGTCCGGGAACGCCTTCATCTCATACTATCTATCGCCGGTGCTCACTTCTGTTGGCTTGACATCTTCTCTCGAGCAAACTCTCATCAACGCTACACAGCAGGTTCTTTCTTGGATTTCTGCCATGTACTTTGCAACCTTGCCTGAGAAACTTGGCCGCAAGATGCTTTTCCTCGGCTCTTTGACTGCCATCTTTGTCTGCTTGGTTAGTATCACGGCTGGCAGTGCTGTTTTCGCGAAAAATGGCTCCAACAAAGCTGCTGGAGGGGCTGTAGTGGCCTTTCTCTATCTTTTCTCCCCTTCTTACAACCTCGGTCTCAACGGCAACTTGGTACTTTACATCACTGAAATTCTCCCATACAGCCTCCGCATGCGCGGCCAAGCTTGTTTTCAGTTCTTCTCGACCTGTTTTACTCTCATCTCGACGTACGCTGTTCCTGTTGGCCTAGAGAGCATGGCGTGGAAGTTTTACATCATATTCATTCCCTGGGTTGTAGTAGAGTTCGCGGTGTTGTATTTCGTTTACCCCGAGACTAAAGGTCCATCTTTGGAGGAAATTGCAATCATATTCGATGGTGTAAGTACCAGTCGCACGGGGAGCTCTGGTAAAGATGGGATTCTGCATGTGGAGCTTGAAAAGTCCGACCCAGCGGATCAGGTCTAAGAAACTCATTATGTTTCCACAGCCTCATAGCATTTTTAAATCTGTTTACTCTTGCCAAAAGCCACTAAATCTGTTTAGGTCCCGGACAAAGGACCAACAAATGTTTTCTGACATCGAATATTATTATTCATTCAGGACTTGTGACGCTGTACATAGGAGAGAGTTCAACTCCGCTGAGAGCTATTACCAATATTCTTTCCAGGCCTGAAGGTCTGTACGGTGCCGTGAACGACGCCATGAAAGCTTGAACAACTGATAATGCTACCAGCCGAATTCTGCAAGCAAACGTTTGTTGCTCTGATTAGAAGATGCAAATTATACCTTTAAAAATTCCCGATTCTTTAGGTCTGATTGTTCAACGTTGCCGGACTGCAGACGGTTTTTGACATCACCTTGGCGAAGGGGACTGGAGCTGACAGTGGAATCGCCAGAGAGCGGGTATACTAAAGCAAGTACAATCTCTGAAATACGGAAACTAGTCCAAGGACCGATGCTTGGATTTCATTGAATGtctccgaggccatcaaggttTCGTCCTGTTGTGAACACTCCGTATATTGTCTGAATGTAACGTCCTACGACAAAAACCAAAGCTGTCTTATTAGGTAGGCTAGACAGGTACAACTTTTTCCCTCCTAAGCTTGTGCACTTTTTGAATCCATTCTTCATTCCACGATTTTTTAGGTCTATTACCTCTTGAGACTATATTACACCGACAACTCCTGGTTGTCTATACCAAGGCGATACCCGTAATGTCACCCAACTCCGTGAATAAAACACTCTTCTTCCGTGTCTGCACATTAATAGAGTAGACGCCTCCAGCTAGATCCGTCACGTACGCGGCGCCCGCCTTCGTATCCAGCGACAATCCAATTGTCTCGTGCAATCTGATAGCCAATATGTCGTACTGCCCTCCAACATACACGGCCGCCCGGTTTAGCGAGTTTCCAGATGGAGGGTCTCCACGATCTGTCCAGTATAGGTCGCCACGTTCTTCGTCCATTTCAAGGTCGATAGGCTCGGGGAGATTTTCGAATACCACCTCGGTCAgcttttccctttcttcttgGGGTGTATGAATCGGCGCGCGAAAGATTCGTCCTTGGTTGCCTTTGGATGGTCCCTTTTGCGACCAGTAAAAAACCCCCCGTTGCTCATCCACGGCAATACCGACGCACCACCTCTTTTGGTCCATCCGATCGTCTTCCGTCTCGCCTGTCGAAACCAGAACTTCGACATCGGATCCGTCGAGGTTTGCCCGCATGACTTTCATGCCTTCCCGGTCGCACCAGTACAGTTTGCGGCTAATCTTGGCGAGAGTGATTTGCTTGGGTGTGAAAACACCGACAGTACCTGCTGGCACAATCGTCTGCCGGTCCGAGCCATCAAGGTTGGCACGCTCGATTGAACCGCTGTCCGATTTGAGGCTGGACCCCATGTTGGTCCAGTACATATGACCAGTAGCATGGTCTATAGTGATACCGTCTGGTAGAGACTTGATATTATCGATTACTGTTTGAAGGTCGCTTCCGTCGATCAAGCATGACACGATTCGTCCCCGGCGGGTCTCGCGGTTTGGATTTGACAAATCCGTATCGAGTATGAAAAGACGTTGTTGAATTTGAGAACCCATTGTGTTTGTTGAATATTCCAAGATTTTTGTCACTTGCGGCCAACGCTTCGGATGCTTTCCAGTGCGACGGACGCTGGAAGATGTGAGGTCTTTTATCAAAATTTCAATGGACGTGGTCACGGTCCGGTAACAAGTCTCCCACAACGGAAGCGCCGAAAGCTGTGGGTCCATCTCGGGTTACAAACATGATTTTGCTTGCTGCAATCTTGAGCGTGAGCACGATGCGTGAAGGTCCGCTACCGGCCTCAAGAGTGGTCCACGTATCATGTCGGTATTCGCATTTCGGACTTGGTGacgaacaacaacaaccaccaTGATCTTGCCAAGATCCACATCACTGACCTCATGCTTGCGGAACATTCCGCTATGATGCGGAACAGGTTCCGTGATGCTCGGCACTCATGGAACCCCTGGACAACGATCCGCCCCCAAACGACGCCCCCTTGCTGAGCCCACAAAGCGCCCCGGCCCCAGATGTGTGACCTGCATCGAAAATGCCCCATTGCATACCTCATGGAGCTCATGGAGAAAAATTCGTGGCTTCAATGGTCTCAGTATGTCGTGAACAAGAGTCTTATCCCCAACGGTGACTATCATCGCCAGACTGCTCGTGGTTGCAAAGACTGAGGGCACAAGCATCGCACTTCCAAGGACGCATGAACGAATTGTAGCATAAGGATGAAATTATCGGACGGGTATTAGTTCTATCAGTTCGTCTAGCTCTGGCCATTGCCCTCTCATTGCTTGGAATCTGCTGCAAAACTGTCCCACTCTTTGCGGACATTTAACAGCCTcacgagctcctcgtcgcgtTGTCTAGCCAACTGCCTGTACTCCCTGTCATCCACGGCTTGCATCGTTCCCGAAACCCATTTCTGCTTTAGCTCGTCCGTGACCTCGGGGTCTTTTGGCGCATACCAAGACATCAGCGGCGCCAAAAGATGATCTGCCATGTATTCgacgcctccttctccaccTCCCAAATGGAACAATAGACTCGGGCCCATGACACCCCATCTCAGGCCTGGTCCATAACTCATCGCCTTGTCAATGTCCTCGACATTGGCCACATCCTCCTGCAGTAGATACATAACCTCTCGCATCAGAGCAGCCTGAAGACGGTTTGCGACATGGCCGACAACCTCTTTCTTCACATGGACTGCCTTCTTTCCCATGTTTTCGTAGAACTGCATCGTGGAGCTGACGGTGTCCGGTGATGTTGCGTTCCCCGCTACCACCTCAACAAGCGGGATGAGATGTGGGGGGTTGAAAGggtggccgacgacgcacCGTTCCGGATGGCTCGTCGCATGCATGCCCTCTTGGATACTTGAACAAGTCAAGCCACTGCTGCTCGTCGCGATGATTGTATCGGGGTGTACAATGGCGGCCATGTCGTTGAAGAGTTTGCGCTTGAAGTCAAGCTTTTCCGGACCATTCTCTTGCACGAAATCTGCATCGGCAAGAGCCTCGGTCATGTTGGTGGTGAAACGTATCCCTGATGCATGTGCATTGGCGTTTTTGACCAAGCCAAGCGATGAAAGTACGGGCAATGCGTCGGTTACGAGGTTGCGGAGAAAGACCTCGGCAGCCGGGTTGATGTCAAACGCGGTGACTTCGAGGCCTTGGGCAAGGAACAGAGCAGCCCAAGAGGCACCGATGGAGCCACAGCCAATGATGGCGACGTTGCGAATATCGCGCATGATGTTGCAGATTTGGTAACGATATGGGATGGCTTGGGGTTTGATTGGGTTCGCGAAAGGGTTTTTGTGGTGCGTTGTGacttttttgttttttgaAGGGAAGTTTGATGAGACGGGGCATGAACATCTAGTTCTGGCCTGCTGAGGTTTGGGTACTCTTATAGTGGGAATAGAAATTGATATGAATTGTACACCTGCCAACTTAGAAAACATGACGCTTCCTCTAACGAAGAGGCCGGAGTTACTTGGATGATCATTTGGATGTCTACCCGGCAACTCCGACTCGAGAGAAACGTAGCCGGGCCGACGGTGCGCTCCAGAATCTCGAAACTCTCAAGGGCTCAAGACCCACAATGCCGATAATGGAGACCGGGACGGTGGCTCTTTTGTGGAGACGCCGCTCTCAATTCCGCGCGCGGAAAGCTTGTGGCGGGTCCGCGATTCATGCGCTAACTCCAGATCACCATATCTTGGCTTTTACCGACCCACCGATGGTGCTTCTAGAAAACTTCTCTTGGTCTCATGAGAGGAGGATATGCCATCTGGCCTGGTGAGATGAGACGCTGGAAGCTGACGTGCCCACAATCCCGACTGACGTCAATAGTACATTCTGAACTAAACTGACCACGCCTTTTTTTCGTTTTCTGGAATCCCGACCAACCGACCACGGCGCTCGCGTTGAACGTCGCCCCGACAAGTGGATCTTGACGCAAACACGCTTCATTTCAATGAGTAGCCCGGTCGGTTGGTCCGACTAACGTCATATGCCCCGAAGGTCAGACCCACACCACGACGGTCCTCGCGCCGCATCTTCCCGTGATGGCCGCAGGGTTCATTCGTCCGAAGACACCAGCTTGGCTTGCTCCCATGCCGTTCACCGAGATAACTTCGCCTTTACTCCGTCTCCATCCCGTACCGCCGCACATGTTATGTTCCCGCACCTTCCCCCGCCCCTTTGCGTTCTATAAAAGTCCGAACCGTCTTGCACTCACTCCCTCCCATCTCTGCAATCATTCTACATCATCAAATCCAAAGACATAATACAGATTGTTTTTTCAGACGttctcctccccttcccctctaGACTACGCCTCTTGTCATATTCCCTGTCAAACATTCATCATGGCATCAGAAAAGATCCCTGACATTTACGGACCGGGCACTTTCACGGACAAAACATTTACGCCAGTACCTGAAGACACTCAGAGAATCTTCCGTCTCATAGCAAGTCAGACTCCCGGTTTCACGCAAGATGAGCGCCTGCTCTCCAAAGTCAAATTCACCGGAGAGGACTACCCTGTCATTCCTGGACCCATCAAGGCTGTCTCCGTTGCCGCTGCCCTCCACGCAATGACTGGCgttctcgccgacgagattCTGGCCATTCGCGGCGAAAACAACGATGAGCGACAAACCACTGTCAACACCACACATGCAGCATTCTGGTTCGGCTGCATCGCGACCGCTTTCCTCGACGGTGTTGATGTAGTCACCATGGTCAAGCAGGGCAAGCTCAAGGGTCTTCTTCCTGACTGGGAGCAAGGCTGGACGGACACATCTCTCAAGTACCGGACAACTGGGCTGTACCCGACCAGCGACCCTGAAGTCTGGTATTCTCTACACGGCAGCATGAACGCTGACCCGGTCTTACGCTCTATCGGCGTCGACCCCTCGGCCCCGATCAAGTCCAATGACGAGGCCGCTGCGCACATTGCCCAGCACACTGCCAAACTGAGCCCCGAGAAGATGGAAATGACCAATCTACTCAACGGCTTCTGTGGCAGCATCTGCTTTACCCCGAAACAGTGGCGCGAATCCGAAATGGGCCGTTCTCTGGGCAGACACCCTCTTGTCAATGTCAAGAAGCAAGACCAGGCCATCCCTACAGCGCCCGTCGGCTTCCCGCCTATGAACCCCAACGACAAGCGGCCTTTGGCAGGTGTCAAGGTTGTCGAGATGACCCGCGTGATTGCCGGTCCAGAGATCGGAACCATTTTGGCGGCatacggcgccgacgtcatCCGCATCAACCCTCCTCATTTGCCCGATATCAACATCATGCAACTTTCCCTCAACGCCGGCAAGCGTACAATTGCAATCGATCTCCGGAAAGAGAAGGACGCTGCCCTGTTGAAATCGCTCGTGTATGAGTGCGACGTCTTCATCCAAGGCTTCCGCATCAACAAGATGCCCAAGTTTGGTCTTGGGTTGAACGATGTCCTGAAGATGGCTGGCGAGCGTGGCCGGGGCATCGTTTACGTGAGCGAGAACTGCTACGGCCCCGACGGATACTACGCCGAGCGACCCGGCTGGCAGCAAAtcgccgatgccgctgccggaTCTGCCTACGTCACCGGACAGTCGCTGAACTTGCCCAACAATGAGGCTGTACTGCCCAGCTTGCCCATTTCGGACATGTCGACTGGAGTTTTGGGCGCAGTCGGCGCCATGCTTGGCCTGAAGCGACGCGCTCTTGAGGGAGGTAGCTATTACTCGCATGCCAGTCTGACTGGCGTGAACGCCTACGCTCTCACTGAAGACGTCGGTCTATACCCCAAGAGCACGGTGGAGGAATGCAAGCAGCGATTCCAATGGGGTGAGATGAGGGGAGCCCATCATGTTCTGGACCTCCTTGTAACCGTCTGGAACGGCTGGACCAAGGTCCTTGGTGATTATTTGAAGCCGGAAGGGGATTGGTTCCAGAGCTTTGATGGTAGCGCATTTGACAAAAAGCGACTGACCATCTTGAGACCCGTGGTGAGGTTTGAGGGAGACTCAGAGTCAACCCCTGAGTGGAAGAGCCCGAGTGTGCCGTACGCATACGAGAAGGCGGAGTCTGTTAAGTTTTTGTAACCGTTCTGTTCTGTTGTAATACCTTAGCCACTTAATTCACAGTTCTTTTTGATAGATACTCTTGTTATTTTTATGTTTTAAATCACAGGCTTCTAATCGTTGTTCTTTCTTCATATCGAGAAGACTTGTTTATAACTAGATGAGGGAATAGTAGTGACAGTTGAAGTGTTCCGCCAATTTTTATGACACCTAATCGATTCCGAAACTTATTCTTGTATAAGTTTGACCTCATTACATCGCTGTAGTAGGGCACGACTTGCCAACCCTATGAAATGACTGGGTTAAAATAGCAGCAAAAGTCTACATCTTCCTAGTACCAGGCAAGCAGACCACCTTCTCTAAAATTGAGGATAAAGTCAAGCGACATATTGAGATAATCAAGGTTTCAATAGGATTAAGTACACTGCCTCAGTATCTGCAAGTAGCAAACGACCGACTATTCAACACGTACAAGATAAGAATCTTAGCGGTAGCTTAGTTATACCCTACTTGATTGGAATATCCATGTTACCATTACGTGATGTCCTTAAGTTTGTAGTACTGGCTTGTAGGTTTAGAATTACAGGCGCTTTAATAAGCAGTTAAATTTTCAGAGGCTTGCTTTGTAAATGTTGCTGACACTAGCCTTGTAATTTGTGAAGTTAGTAAGACTAAGTCATAAGCTATCTATCTAGGTGGCTTATATGTAACCACCTTATAAACCAGTTAGTAAGGCAAGCCCCTAGATTCTAGTTAAAAGGAACAAACATGTCCGCCTGTATAATTTGCGGCTGTATGCACTTTAGAAGCCTAACGATTTTCGTCGAACTGTCTACACATAGGATTAGGGAATTTAGACTAATGCTTTAGCAAACTAGTGCAATGTCAGAGGTaaccgacgtcgacgccgcgggcAATCAATAGTCCAGGCCTATTAACTTAAAGACAAGGGGGTCCTACATAAGTATATGCTCTCTGTAAAGACAGTTGATGATTTCTTGCAACATAAACAATAGTGATCGACAAACTCTCCCTGCCAAACCCAACCCGCATCCGCAAGGTTATTGTGATGTTGGAGTAAGAAGACTCCGCACAGCCATTGAAATTTGTACAAAGCCAGTATGTAGGTATTGCCCTCAGCATTACGCAATGCAAATAAGACGGGTCTGTTGGCGGTATTGAAGTTCCAATTGCCCGGGCAAGCATAGTAAGTGGGGTTCACCAGCAACTGACTTGTAATCGAACCGGTATTTGTGTCGGCCCAGCACGTGACCTTCGTAACTATTGTTTCCTTTTCCCCATCAAAATTGTTGAGCTCCGTCTGGACCCGTTGGATTATGTCACTGCCCTactcttttctctccttcgATTGTATCTCGCTCCTCTCTTCTTATCACCACCGACATCCTGTTGACTTACAGAGAGTCGCCGTCGGTACCCTACTTTCGAGTTTACTTTCAAAAATCACTCAACACTCAATATGATGCCATCTGTTCTCTCGTCAACCTACCAGCAATACAAGCGCGATACTAATGTCGTTGCTTCGTGGTTGGCCACTACCGCCACAAGCTCCGGCTATACCAAGCCTCTGAGCCAACCTGTCACtacggcggcgtcatcgaAACCAGTTTCCCAAAGATTGAAAGGCAAGGCCCGCAAAGAAGCCAAGAAGCACCAGGTGTTCGGTGACGCGGCACCCGTTCAAGATGCCAAGCCAACGCATGTCatcgccatcaaggattTTGTGCCTCT includes these proteins:
- a CDS encoding Lactose permease, producing the protein MALGTDEPLAFVSAIPDSTVDTKYWWRSKNLRALNLLLVFPMLSIFTQGFDGSMMNGLQSVENWRNYFGEPKGATLGLFNAAYPIGGLCAIPFISIISDTFGRRAGLACGASLCILGATLQAAAQSLPMFVVARGILGCGTVFLGSSGAPLITEIAHPAHRATATALFNTSYSLGAIVAAWTTFGTFRIESTASWRIPSGLQGLPSIIQLLGLYFVPESPRWLASKDRNEEALAFLAKYHAEGNEHDALVQFEYDEIRSALAYERTVDRGSWLQNYLELVRTPGNRKRMFILLWTSCIAQMSGNAFISYYLSPVLTSVGLTSSLEQTLINATQQVLSWISAMYFATLPEKLGRKMLFLGSLTAIFVCLVSITAGSAVFAKNGSNKAAGGAVVAFLYLFSPSYNLGLNGNLVLYITEILPYSLRMRGQACFQFFSTCFTLISTYAVPVGLESMAWKFYIIFIPWVVVEFAVLYFVYPETKGPSLEEIAIIFDGVSTSRTGSSGKDGILHVELEKSDPADQV
- a CDS encoding Low-density lipoprotein receptor YWTD; the protein is MGSQIQQRLFILDTDLSNPNRETRRGRIVSCLIDGSDLQTVIDNIKSLPDGITIDHATGHMYWTNMGSSLKSDSGSIERANLDGSDRQTIVPAGTVGVFTPKQITLAKISRKLYWCDREGMKVMRANLDGSDVEVLVSTGETEDDRMDQKRWCVGIAVDEQRGVFYWSQKGPSKGNQGRIFRAPIHTPQEEREKLTEVVFENLPEPIDLEMDEERGDLYWTDRGDPPSGNSLNRAAVYVGGQYDILAIRLHETIGLSLDTKAGAAYVTDLAGGVYSINVQTRKKSVLFTELGDITGIALV
- a CDS encoding putative Alpha methylacyl-CoA racemase yields the protein MASEKIPDIYGPGTFTDKTFTPVPEDTQRIFRLIASQTPGFTQDERLLSKVKFTGEDYPVIPGPIKAVSVAAALHAMTGVLADEILAIRGENNDERQTTVNTTHAAFWFGCIATAFLDGVDVVTMVKQGKLKGLLPDWEQGWTDTSLKYRTTGLYPTSDPEVWYSLHGSMNADPVLRSIGVDPSAPIKSNDEAAAHIAQHTAKLSPEKMEMTNLLNGFCGSICFTPKQWRESEMGRSLGRHPLVNVKKQDQAIPTAPVGFPPMNPNDKRPLAGVKVVEMTRVIAGPEIGTILAAYGADVIRINPPHLPDINIMQLSLNAGKRTIAIDLRKEKDAALLKSLVYECDVFIQGFRINKMPKFGLGLNDVLKMAGERGRGIVYVSENCYGPDGYYAERPGWQQIADAAAGSAYVTGQSLNLPNNEAVLPSLPISDMSTGVLGAVGAMLGLKRRALEGGSYYSHASLTGVNAYALTEDVGLYPKSTVEECKQRFQWGEMRGAHHVLDLLVTVWNGWTKVLGDYLKPEGDWFQSFDGSAFDKKRLTILRPVVRFEGDSESTPEWKSPSVPYAYEKAESVKFL
- a CDS encoding 3-hydroxyacyl-CoA dehydrogenase, which produces MRDIRNVAIIGCGSIGASWAALFLAQGLEVTAFDINPAAEVFLRNLVTDALPVLSSLGLVKNANAHASGIRFTTNMTEALADADFVQENGPEKLDFKRKLFNDMAAIVHPDTIIATSSSGLTCSSIQEGMHATSHPERCVVGHPFNPPHLIPLVEVVAGNATSPDTVSSTMQFYENMGKKAVHVKKEVVGHVANRLQAALMREVMYLLQEDVANVEDIDKAMSYGPGLRWGVMGPSLLFHLGGGEGGVEYMADHLLAPLMSWYAPKDPEVTDELKQKWVSGTMQAVDDREYRQLARQRDEELVRLLNVRKEWDSFAADSKQ